A window of the Brassica oleracea var. oleracea cultivar TO1000 chromosome C1, BOL, whole genome shotgun sequence genome harbors these coding sequences:
- the LOC106292286 gene encoding DNA-(apurinic or apyrimidinic site) lyase 2 isoform X2 produces MDRCEAGPDFEKNEFRKWFRSLLVERGGSFSDVFRSKHPERTDAFTCWSSSSGAEQFNYGSRIDHILVSGPCFHGGDRDQEGHSFLACHVKECDILTEYKRFKNENMPTRWKGGLGIKLKGSDHVPVFTSFDDLPDIPQHSTPPLASRYLPMIFGFQQTLASVLMKRQANEQAKSIEVSCSSLSQSSTTPGCGEISIGPLRNCSMVGISHEDSCSLEKESTKRVNTTSGGSSDGNKKKMRRIQSSQQLSLKSFFTSKSAASYASSSQSSSQVESIAEPTVSSKGDDELTATSSQELDQSGSPAKQKNDAALMEWQRIQNLMQNSIPLCKGHKEACVARVVKKPGPTFGRRFYVCSRAEGPSSNPEANCGYFKWASSKFRDK; encoded by the exons ATGGATCGGTGTGAAGCTGGCCCTGACTTCGAGAAAAACGA GTTCAGAAAATGGTTTAGATCTCTGCTAGTTGAACGTGGAGGCTCCTTCTCTGACGTTTTCAGATCTAAACATCCTGAAAG GACAGATGCATTCACATGTTGGTCTTCTAGTAGTGGAGCTGAACAATTTAACTACGGTTCCAGAATCGATCATATCTTAGTTTCTGGACCATGCTTCCATGGAGGAGATCGAGATCAGGAAGGCCATAGTTTTTTAGCTTGCCATGTCAAGGAATGCGACATATTAACAGAATATAAGCGGTTTAAGAATGAAAACATGCCAACAAG GTGGAAAGGTGGATTGGGTATAAAACTCAAGGGATCAGACCATGTTCCTGTCTTCACAAGTTTTGATGATTTGCCTGACATCCCCCAACACAGCACACCTCCTTTAGCTTCAAGATATCTTCCCATGATTTTCGGTTTCCAGCAAACTCTTG CGTCAGTGTTAATGAAAAGGCAAGCTAATGAGCAAGCCAAGTCCATTGAGGTTTCATGTTCATCATTGAGTCAAAGTAGCACTACACCAGGTTGTGGAGAGATCTCAATAGGACCACTCAGAAACTGCAGTATGGTGGGTATTTCACATGAGGACTCTTGTTCTTTAGAGAAAGAATCCACTAAGAGGGTGAACACAACATCTGGAGGCTCGAGTGATGGAAACAAGAAGAAAATGAGGAGGATCCAATCTTCTCAGCAGCTTTCTTTAAAGTCCTTTTTCACTTCCAAATCTGCTGCTTCATATGCTTCCTCAAGTCAGAGCTCCTCCCAAGTCGAGAGCATCGCAGAACCGACTGTTTCCAGCAAAGGAGACGATGAGTTGACTGCTACTTCATCACAGGAACTAGATCAAAGCGGTTCTCCTGCTAAACAAAAGAACGATGCAGCATTAATGGAGTGGCAGAGAATACAGAACCTAATGCAAAACAGCATACCTCTATGCAAAGGACACAAAGAAGCTTGTGTCGCTCGAGTTGTAAAGAAACCAGGTCCCACTTTTGGACGCAGATTCTACGTCTGCTCTCGAGCTGAG GGGCCTTCCTCTAATCCAGAAGCAAACTGTGGTTATTTCAAATGGGCTTCATCCAAATTCAGAGACAAGTAG
- the LOC106308614 gene encoding chaperone protein dnaJ 11, chloroplastic-like — MLSSSSPTSFAHPFLSSSSPPLSPVSPPSRSPRLPPPLVSASCSYTCTEDTPRLHQIPLRSTTAATASLYEILEVPLGATSQDIKSAYRRLARICHPDVAGTDRTTSADEFMKIHAAYCTLSDPEKRSVYDRRMLRRSRPLTVGNSGMGSYVGRNWETDQCW; from the coding sequence ATGCTTTCTTCTTCTTCTCCAACTTCCTTCGCTCATCCCTTCCTCTCCTCTTCTTCTCCGCCTCTCTCCCCCGTATCTCCACCATCTCGCTCACCTCGTCTCCCGCCTCCTCTCGTCTCCGCCTCTTGCTCATACACCTGCACGGAAGACACCCCGCGATTACACCAGATCCCGCTTCGATCGACGACGGCGGCGACCGCCTCGCTCTACGAGATTCTGGAGGTTCCTCTCGGCGCGACGAGCCAGGACATCAAATCGGCGTACCGGAGACTGGCCCGGATCTGCCATCCAGACGTGGCGGGAACCGATCGGACGACGTCGGCTGATGAGTTCATGAAGATCCACGCGGCGTACTGTACGCTTTCCGATCCCGAGAAACGATCTGTCTACGATCGGAGGATGCTTCGCCGGAGCCGTCCCTTGACCGTCGGTAACTCGGGGATGGGCAGTTACGTCGGCCGGAACTGGGAAACCGATCAGTGCTGGTAG
- the LOC106302392 gene encoding transcription factor bHLH11-like isoform X2 → MEQLKKLKTSSDDESSTASSSWGHNIRPEKMVDGKEEPVSSRKIQKAEREKIRRDKLKKHVFELGDALDPNRPKSDKASILIDTVQILKDLMTQVDRLKAEYVTLSQESRELNQDKSELREENSSLKSDIEILSAQCQHRVMVPWIPHYAYPLPVVAITQGQVSTLPSLLNGTQTPSPLPNPSTTFMPYLAASLGPKMERKDDVGLELELKIHASSSAHDASGKEEKGNSTVTASSSNSYYSSSHAVQDCSP, encoded by the exons ATGGAGCAATTGAAGAAGCTGAAGACTTCCTCTGATGATGAATCCTCAACTGCTTCTTCTTCTTGGGGACATAACATCAG GCCTGAGAAAATGGTGGACGGGAAGGAGGAACCAGTTTCTTCACGGAAAATTCAAAAGGCAGAAAGAGAGAAGATACGTAGAGATAAGCTCAAGAAACATGTTTTTGAGCTCGGTGATGCACTTG ATCCTAACAGGCCTAAGAGTGACAAAGCTTCGATTCTCATTGACACAGTACAGATCCTGAAAGATCTAATGACTCAAGTCGATAGACTAAAGGCTGAGTATGTCACACTCTCTCAAGAGTCTCGTGAG CTAAATCAAGACAAGAGCGAGCTGAGAGAAGAAAATTCATCTCTTAAATCCGATATCGAGATTCTTAGTGCTCAATGTCAGCATAGAGTCATGGTCCCATGGATTCCACACTACGCTTATCCTCTCCCTGTAGTAGCAATAACTCAGGGTCAAGTCTCCACTCTGCCTTCTCTACTCAATGGCACTCAAACTCCTTCACCTTTACCTAACCCCTCCACCACCTTTATGCCATATTTAGCAGCCTCACTTGGTCCTAAAATGGAACGAAAAGATGATGTTGGTTTGGAGCTTGAGCTTAAAATCCATGCCTCTTCTTCAGCTCAT GATGCTTCCGGAAAAGAGGAGAAAGGAAACTCTACAGTCACTGCAAGCTCATCGAATAGTTACTACTCATCATCTCATGCTGTACAAGATTGTTCCCCATAG
- the LOC106292286 gene encoding DNA-(apurinic or apyrimidinic site) lyase 2 isoform X1, with product MKVVTYNVNGLKQRVSQFDSLLKLLDSFDADIICFQETKLRRQELTSDLTIADGYESFFSCTRTCEKGRTGYSGVATFCRVKSASSSCEAALPVAAEEGFTGLVNSGFSRGGKSDSSVVAEGLEECEREELLRVDQEGRCVMTDHGHFVVFNVYGPRAVADDAERVEFKHRFYDVLERRWECLLRRGRRVFVVGDLNIAPFAMDRCEAGPDFEKNEFRKWFRSLLVERGGSFSDVFRSKHPERTDAFTCWSSSSGAEQFNYGSRIDHILVSGPCFHGGDRDQEGHSFLACHVKECDILTEYKRFKNENMPTRWKGGLGIKLKGSDHVPVFTSFDDLPDIPQHSTPPLASRYLPMIFGFQQTLASVLMKRQANEQAKSIEVSCSSLSQSSTTPGCGEISIGPLRNCSMVGISHEDSCSLEKESTKRVNTTSGGSSDGNKKKMRRIQSSQQLSLKSFFTSKSAASYASSSQSSSQVESIAEPTVSSKGDDELTATSSQELDQSGSPAKQKNDAALMEWQRIQNLMQNSIPLCKGHKEACVARVVKKPGPTFGRRFYVCSRAEGPSSNPEANCGYFKWASSKFRDK from the exons ATGAAGGTAGTGACTTACAACGTCAATGGCCTTAAGCAACGAGTTTCCCAGTTCGATTCCCTCCTCAAACTCCTCGATTCCTTCGACGCCGACATCATCTGCTTCCAG GAAACGAAGCTCAGGAGGCAAGAACTAACATCGGATCTAACGATAGCCGATGGTTACGAATCGTTCTTCTCGTGCACTCGCACGTGCGAGAAAGGTCGTACCGGTTACTCCG GTGTAGCGACGTTCTGCAGGGTGAAGTCAGCGTCTTCAAGCTGTGAAGCTGCTTTGCCTGTTGCTGCTGAAGAAGGCTTCACTGGTCTTGTTAACAGTGGCTTCTCGAGAGGTGGGAAGAGTGATAGTTCTGTTGTAGCTGAAGGTCTTGAGGAGTGTGAGAGAGAAGAGCTTCTTAGGGTTGATCAAGAGGGGCGTTGCGTTATGACTGATCACGGACATTTTG TTGTTTTTAATGTTTATGGACCAAGAGCTGTAGCTGATGATGCTGAGAGGGTCGAGTTTAAGCATCGGTTCTATGATGTTTTAGAG AGAAGGTGGGAGTGTCTTCTGCGTCGAGGAAGAAGGGTATTTGTTGTTGGGGATCTCAACATTGCTCCTTTTGCTATGGATCGGTGTGAAGCTGGCCCTGACTTCGAGAAAAACGA GTTCAGAAAATGGTTTAGATCTCTGCTAGTTGAACGTGGAGGCTCCTTCTCTGACGTTTTCAGATCTAAACATCCTGAAAG GACAGATGCATTCACATGTTGGTCTTCTAGTAGTGGAGCTGAACAATTTAACTACGGTTCCAGAATCGATCATATCTTAGTTTCTGGACCATGCTTCCATGGAGGAGATCGAGATCAGGAAGGCCATAGTTTTTTAGCTTGCCATGTCAAGGAATGCGACATATTAACAGAATATAAGCGGTTTAAGAATGAAAACATGCCAACAAG GTGGAAAGGTGGATTGGGTATAAAACTCAAGGGATCAGACCATGTTCCTGTCTTCACAAGTTTTGATGATTTGCCTGACATCCCCCAACACAGCACACCTCCTTTAGCTTCAAGATATCTTCCCATGATTTTCGGTTTCCAGCAAACTCTTG CGTCAGTGTTAATGAAAAGGCAAGCTAATGAGCAAGCCAAGTCCATTGAGGTTTCATGTTCATCATTGAGTCAAAGTAGCACTACACCAGGTTGTGGAGAGATCTCAATAGGACCACTCAGAAACTGCAGTATGGTGGGTATTTCACATGAGGACTCTTGTTCTTTAGAGAAAGAATCCACTAAGAGGGTGAACACAACATCTGGAGGCTCGAGTGATGGAAACAAGAAGAAAATGAGGAGGATCCAATCTTCTCAGCAGCTTTCTTTAAAGTCCTTTTTCACTTCCAAATCTGCTGCTTCATATGCTTCCTCAAGTCAGAGCTCCTCCCAAGTCGAGAGCATCGCAGAACCGACTGTTTCCAGCAAAGGAGACGATGAGTTGACTGCTACTTCATCACAGGAACTAGATCAAAGCGGTTCTCCTGCTAAACAAAAGAACGATGCAGCATTAATGGAGTGGCAGAGAATACAGAACCTAATGCAAAACAGCATACCTCTATGCAAAGGACACAAAGAAGCTTGTGTCGCTCGAGTTGTAAAGAAACCAGGTCCCACTTTTGGACGCAGATTCTACGTCTGCTCTCGAGCTGAG GGGCCTTCCTCTAATCCAGAAGCAAACTGTGGTTATTTCAAATGGGCTTCATCCAAATTCAGAGACAAGTAG
- the LOC106302392 gene encoding transcription factor bHLH11-like isoform X3 → MEQLKKLKTSSDDESSTASSSWGHNISFRPEKMVDGKEEPVSSRKIQKAEREKIRRDKLKKHVFELGDALDPNRPKSDKASILIDTVQILKDLMTQVDRLKAEYVTLSQESRELNQDKSELREENSSLKSDIEILSAQCQHRVMVPWIPHYAYPLPVVAITQASLGPKMERKDDVGLELELKIHASSSAHDASGKEEKGNSTVTASSSNSYYSSSHAVQDCSP, encoded by the exons ATGGAGCAATTGAAGAAGCTGAAGACTTCCTCTGATGATGAATCCTCAACTGCTTCTTCTTCTTGGGGACATAACATCAG TTTCAGGCCTGAGAAAATGGTGGACGGGAAGGAGGAACCAGTTTCTTCACGGAAAATTCAAAAGGCAGAAAGAGAGAAGATACGTAGAGATAAGCTCAAGAAACATGTTTTTGAGCTCGGTGATGCACTTG ATCCTAACAGGCCTAAGAGTGACAAAGCTTCGATTCTCATTGACACAGTACAGATCCTGAAAGATCTAATGACTCAAGTCGATAGACTAAAGGCTGAGTATGTCACACTCTCTCAAGAGTCTCGTGAG CTAAATCAAGACAAGAGCGAGCTGAGAGAAGAAAATTCATCTCTTAAATCCGATATCGAGATTCTTAGTGCTCAATGTCAGCATAGAGTCATGGTCCCATGGATTCCACACTACGCTTATCCTCTCCCTGTAGTAGCAATAACTCAGG CCTCACTTGGTCCTAAAATGGAACGAAAAGATGATGTTGGTTTGGAGCTTGAGCTTAAAATCCATGCCTCTTCTTCAGCTCAT GATGCTTCCGGAAAAGAGGAGAAAGGAAACTCTACAGTCACTGCAAGCTCATCGAATAGTTACTACTCATCATCTCATGCTGTACAAGATTGTTCCCCATAG
- the LOC106302392 gene encoding transcription factor bHLH11-like isoform X1, whose product MEQLKKLKTSSDDESSTASSSWGHNISFRPEKMVDGKEEPVSSRKIQKAEREKIRRDKLKKHVFELGDALDPNRPKSDKASILIDTVQILKDLMTQVDRLKAEYVTLSQESRELNQDKSELREENSSLKSDIEILSAQCQHRVMVPWIPHYAYPLPVVAITQGQVSTLPSLLNGTQTPSPLPNPSTTFMPYLAASLGPKMERKDDVGLELELKIHASSSAHDASGKEEKGNSTVTASSSNSYYSSSHAVQDCSP is encoded by the exons ATGGAGCAATTGAAGAAGCTGAAGACTTCCTCTGATGATGAATCCTCAACTGCTTCTTCTTCTTGGGGACATAACATCAG TTTCAGGCCTGAGAAAATGGTGGACGGGAAGGAGGAACCAGTTTCTTCACGGAAAATTCAAAAGGCAGAAAGAGAGAAGATACGTAGAGATAAGCTCAAGAAACATGTTTTTGAGCTCGGTGATGCACTTG ATCCTAACAGGCCTAAGAGTGACAAAGCTTCGATTCTCATTGACACAGTACAGATCCTGAAAGATCTAATGACTCAAGTCGATAGACTAAAGGCTGAGTATGTCACACTCTCTCAAGAGTCTCGTGAG CTAAATCAAGACAAGAGCGAGCTGAGAGAAGAAAATTCATCTCTTAAATCCGATATCGAGATTCTTAGTGCTCAATGTCAGCATAGAGTCATGGTCCCATGGATTCCACACTACGCTTATCCTCTCCCTGTAGTAGCAATAACTCAGGGTCAAGTCTCCACTCTGCCTTCTCTACTCAATGGCACTCAAACTCCTTCACCTTTACCTAACCCCTCCACCACCTTTATGCCATATTTAGCAGCCTCACTTGGTCCTAAAATGGAACGAAAAGATGATGTTGGTTTGGAGCTTGAGCTTAAAATCCATGCCTCTTCTTCAGCTCAT GATGCTTCCGGAAAAGAGGAGAAAGGAAACTCTACAGTCACTGCAAGCTCATCGAATAGTTACTACTCATCATCTCATGCTGTACAAGATTGTTCCCCATAG
- the LOC106321069 gene encoding cold shock domain-containing protein 3-like: MALENQSAATRFTGKVNWFNDSKGFGFITPDDGTTEELFVHQSSIVSEGYRSLAVDDLVEFEIAQGTDGKTKAVEVTAPGGAPLKKKEAGSRGRSGRGGSCYNCGDAGHLAKDCRDGGERGACYTCGDTGHLARDCVKKSGGERVSGGGGACYTCGGSGHMARECPSKRQSGGGGCYECGGAGHLARDCDKRGGGGRSSGGCYECGGAGHMARDCDKRGSGGGGRSSGGGGGKCYKCGEGGHFARECSVA; this comes from the coding sequence ATGGCGCTAGAGAATCAATCGGCGGCTACTAGATTCACCGGAAAGGTGAATTGGTTCAACGACTCAAAGGGATTCGGTTTCATCACCCCCGACGATGGCACCACCGAGGAGCTTTTCGTCCACCAATCCTCCATCGTCTCCGAGGGATACAGGAGCCTCGCCGTCGACGATCTGGTCGAGTTCGAGATCGCTCAGGGAACCGACGGGAAGACCAAGGCCGTCGAGGTCACCGCTCCCGGCGGCGCTCCTTTGAAAAAGAAGGAGGCCGGCTCACGCGGGAGAAGCGGTCGCGGCGGAAGTTGTTACAACTGCGGCGACGCTGGGCATCTCGCGAAGGATTGCCGCGACGGCGGGGAGCGAGGAGCGTGTTACACGTGTGGTGACACTGGTCACTTGGCTAGGGATTGCGTTAAGAAGTCTGGTGGTGAGCGTGTGAGCGGTGGAGGTGGAGCTTGCTATACGTGTGGTGGATCTGGTCACATGGCTAGGGAATGTCCGAGTAAGAGGCAGTCTGGTGGTGGTGGTTGTTACGAGTGTGGTGGCGCTGGTCACTTGGCTAGGGATTGTGACAAGAGAGGTGGAGGAGGGAGAAGCTCTGGTGGTTGTTATGAATGTGGTGGTGCTGGTCATATGGCTCGTGATTGTGACAAGAGAGGAAGTGGTGGAGGTGGGAGAAGCTCTGGTGGAGGTGGTGGCAAGTGCTACAAGTGTGGTGAAGGAGGTCACTTTGCAAGGGAGTGTTCTGTTGCTTGA